In Aegilops tauschii subsp. strangulata cultivar AL8/78 chromosome 3, Aet v6.0, whole genome shotgun sequence, one genomic interval encodes:
- the LOC109741354 gene encoding amino acid permease 3 has protein sequence MADKVVATYYYPPMEVAAAELGHTAGSKLDDDGRNKRTGTMWTASSHIITAVIGSGVLSLGWAIAQLGWVAGPAVMLLFSLVTYFTSSLLADCYRSGDQSTGKRNYTYMDAVNANLSGIKVQICGVLQYANIVGVAIGYTIAASTSMLAIKRANCFHGNGHADPCKLSSVPYMIIFGVAQVFFSQIPDFDQISWLSMLAAAMSFTYSSIGLGLGIVQVIANGGVKGSLTGISIGTVTPMQKVWRSTQAFGDIAFAYSYSLILIEIQDTIRAPPPSESTVMKRATMVSVAVTTVFYMLCGCMGYAAFGDAAPGNLLTGFGFYEPFWLLDVANAAIVVHLVGAYQVYCQPLFAFVEKWAAKRWPESTFVTGEVEVPLFRTYKVNMFRATWRTAFVVATTVVSMMLPFFNDVVGFLGALGFWPLTVYFPVEMYVVQKKVPKWSTQWVCLQMLSLGCLAISLAAAAGSIAGIKSDLKVYHPFKS, from the exons ATGGCGGACAAGGTCGTGGCCACCTACTACTACCCACCGatggaggtagccgccgccgagCTCGGCCACACCGCCGGGTCCAAGCTCGACGACGATGGCCGCAACAAGCGCACCG GCACGATGTGGACGGCGAGCTCGCACATTATCACGGCGGTGATCGGGTCCGGGGTGCTGTCGCTGGGCTGGGCCATCGCGCAGCTCGGCTGGGTGGCCGGACCCGCCGTCATGCTGCTCTTCTCGCTCGTCACCTACTTCACCTCCTCACTGCTCGCCGACTGCTACCGCTCCGGCGATCAGAGCACCGGCAAGCGCAACTACACCTACATGGACGCCGTCAACGCCAACCTCAGCGGCATCAAGGTGCAGATCTGCGGGGTGCTGCAGTACGCCAACATCGTCGGGGTGGCCATTGGCTACACCATAGCCGCCTCCACCAGCATGCTGGCGATTAAGAGGGCCAATTGTTTCCACGGCAACGGCCACGCCGACCCCTGCAAGCTCTCCAGCGTGCCGTACATGATCATCTTCGGCGTGGCCCAGGTCTTCTTCTCCCAGATCCCCGACTTCGACCAGATCTCCTGGCTCTCCATGCTCGCCGCCGCCATGTCCTTCACCTACTCTTCCatcggcctcggcctcggcatCGTACAAGTTATAG CAAACGGAGGCGTGAAGGGCAGTCTGACCGGCATCAGCATCGGCACGGTGACGCCGATGCAGAAGGTGTGGCGCAGCACGCAGGCGTTTGGGGACATTGCGTTCGCCTACTCCTACTCGCTCATCCTCATCGAGATCCAGGACACCATCCGGGCGCCACCGCCGTCGGAGTCCACGGTCATGAAGCGCGCCACCATGGTCAGCGTCGCGGTGACCACGGTCTTCTACATGCTCTGCGGCTGCATGGGCTACGCGGCTTTCGGCGACGCCGCGCCGGGGAACCTCCTGACGGGGTTCGGCTTCTACGAGCCCTTCTGGCTCCTCGACGTGGCCAACGCCGCCATCGTCGTCCACCTGGTCGGCGCGTACCAGGTGTACTGCCAGCCCCTGTTTGCCTTCGTCGAGAAATGGGCGGCGAAGAGGTGGCCGGAGTCCACGTTCGTCACCGGCGAGGTCGAGGTCCCGCTCTTCAGGACGTACAAGGTGAATATGTTCCGGGCGACGTGGAGGACGGCGTTCGTGGTGGCGACGACGGTGGTGTCCATGATGCTGCCATTCTTCAACGACGTGGTGGGGTTCCTGGGCGCGCTGGGGTTCTGGCCGCTCACCGTCTACTTTCCCGTGGAGATGTACGTGGTGCAGAAGAAGGTGCCCAAGTGGAGCACGCAGTGGGTGTGCCTCCAGATGCTCAGCCTCGGATGCCTCGCCatctccctcgccgccgccgcggggtCCATCGCCGGCATCAAGTCCGACCTCAAGGTGTACCACCCGTTCAAGTCATAA
- the LOC109741357 gene encoding momilactone A synthase codes for MADDAGRGSSAAAAKKGRLEGKIALITGGASGLGKATAHEFIQEGASVVIADVNSALGLETAQELGPQAHFVHCDVTVEESVAAAVDATVTKHGRLDVMFNNAGIVGALSGTSEVASLDLGQFDRVMSVNVRGTLAGIKHAMRVMAPAGSGSILCMASISGLLGGLGTYPYAVSKLAVAGLVKTAAAELARHGVRINCISPHAVPTPLVLEQFSQLYRGADEAQLAAIIGGLGELKGATCEAVDVAKAAVYLASDDAKYVSGQNLVVDGGFTTYKYMNMPPRKPQDQE; via the exons ATGGCCGACGATGCAGGGCGAGGGTCGTCGGCGGCAGCGGCGAAGAAGGGGAG ACTCGAGGGGAAGATCGCACTCATAACTGGAGGAGCGAGTGGGCTCGGAAAGGCCACGGCTCACGAGTTCATCCAGGAGGGCGCGTCCGTGGTCATTGCCGACGTCAACTCTGCGTTGGGCCTAGAGACAGCCCAGGAGCTCGGCCCACAGGCCCATTTCGTCCACTGCGACGTCACCGTCGAGGAGAGCGTCGCCGCCGCCGTGGACGCCACCGTCACGAAGCACGGCCGGCTCGACGTCATGTTCAACAACGCCGGCATCGTGGGCGCGCTCTCCGGGACGTCGGAGGTGGCCAGCCTGGATCTCGGCCAGTTCGACCGCGTCATGAGCGTGAACGTGCGCGGCACCCTGGCGGGGATCAAGCACGCGATGCGCGTCATGGCGCCGGCGGGCTCCGGCTCCATCCTCTGCATGGCGAGCATcagcggcctcctcggcggcctCGGCACGTACCCCTACGCGGTCTCCAAGCTCGCCGTCGCCGGGCTGGTCAAGACGGCCGCAGCCGAGCTGGCCCGCCACGGCGTCCGGATCAACTGCATATCGCCGCACGCCGTGCCGACGCCGCTGGTGCTGGAGCAGTTCTCGCAGCTGTACCGTGGCGCGGACGAGGCGCAGCTGGCCGCCATCATCGGCGGCCTCGGCGAGCTCAAGGGCGCGACGTGCGAAGCGGTGGATGTGGCCAAGGCGGCCGTGTACCTCGCATCCGACGATGCCAAGTACGTCTCCGGCCAGAACCTTGTTGTGGACGGCGGCTTCACCACCTACAAGTACATGAACATGCCACCCCGCAAGCCTCAGGATCAGGAGTGA